The Pan troglodytes isolate AG18354 chromosome 1, NHGRI_mPanTro3-v2.0_pri, whole genome shotgun sequence genome includes a region encoding these proteins:
- the EFNA4 gene encoding ephrin-A4 isoform X2, with translation MVDWPGYESCQAEGPRAYKRWVCSLPFGHVQFSEKIQRFTPFSLGFEFLPGETYYYISVPTPESSGQCLRLQVSVCCKERRARVLPRSPGGGGIPAACTGGTNSDRQDGALMGEIRGSEVTLAGACPLITG, from the exons ATGGTGGACTGGCCAGGCTATGAGTCCTGCCAGGCAGAGGGCCCCCGGGCCTACAAGCGCTGGGTGTGCTCCCTGCCCTTTGGCCATGTTCAATTCTCAGAGAAGATTCAGCGCTTCACACCCTTCTCCCTCGGCTTTGAGTTCTTACCTGGAGAGACTTACTACTACATCT CGGTGCCCACTCCAGAGAGTTCTGGCCAGTGCTTGAGGCTCCAGGTGTCTGTCTGCTGCAAGGAGAGGA GAGCCAGAGTCCTCCCAAGATcccctggaggaggagggatCCCTGCTGCCTGCACTGGGGGTACCAATTCAGACCGACAAGATGGAGCATTGATGGGGGAGATCAGAGGGTCTGAGGTGACTCTTGCAGGAGCCTGTCCCCTCATCACAGGCTAA
- the EFNA4 gene encoding ephrin-A4 isoform X3, with protein sequence MRLLPLLRTVLWAAFLGSPLRGGSSLRHVVYWNSSNPRLLRGDAVVELGLNDYLDIVCPHYEGPGPPEGPETFALYMVDWPGYESCQAEGPRAYKRWVCSLPFGHVQFSEKIQRFTPFSLGFEFLPGETYYYISVPTPESSGQCLRLQVSVCCKERRARVLPRSPGGGGIPAACTGGTNSDRQDGALMGEIRGSEVTLAGACPLITG encoded by the exons ATGCGGCTGCTGCCCCTGCTGCGGACTGTCCTCTGGGCCGCGTTCCTCGGCTCCCCTCTGCGCGGGGGCTCCAGCCTCCGCCACGTAGTCTACTGGAACTCCAGTAACCCCAG GTTGCTTCGAGGAGACGCTGTGGTGGAGCTGGGCCTCAACGATTACCTAGACATTGTCTGCCCCCACTACGAAGGCCCAGGGCCCCCTGAGGGCCCCGAGACGTTTGCTTTGTACATGGTGGACTGGCCAGGCTATGAGTCCTGCCAGGCAGAGGGCCCCCGGGCCTACAAGCGCTGGGTGTGCTCCCTGCCCTTTGGCCATGTTCAATTCTCAGAGAAGATTCAGCGCTTCACACCCTTCTCCCTCGGCTTTGAGTTCTTACCTGGAGAGACTTACTACTACATCT CGGTGCCCACTCCAGAGAGTTCTGGCCAGTGCTTGAGGCTCCAGGTGTCTGTCTGCTGCAAGGAGAGGA GAGCCAGAGTCCTCCCAAGATcccctggaggaggagggatCCCTGCTGCCTGCACTGGGGGTACCAATTCAGACCGACAAGATGGAGCATTGATGGGGGAGATCAGAGGGTCTGAGGTGACTCTTGCAGGAGCCTGTCCCCTCATCACAGGCTAA
- the EFNA4 gene encoding ephrin-A4 isoform X4, which translates to MRLLPLLRTVLWAAFLGSPLRGGSSLRHVVYWNSSNPRLLRGDAVVELGLNDYLDIVCPHYEGPGPPEGPETFALYMVDWPGYESCQAEGPRAYKRWVCSLPFGHVQFSEKIQRFTPFSLGFEFLPGETYYYISVPTPESSGQCLRLQVSVCCKERNLPSHPKEPESSQDPLEEEGSLLPALGVPIQTDKMEH; encoded by the exons ATGCGGCTGCTGCCCCTGCTGCGGACTGTCCTCTGGGCCGCGTTCCTCGGCTCCCCTCTGCGCGGGGGCTCCAGCCTCCGCCACGTAGTCTACTGGAACTCCAGTAACCCCAG GTTGCTTCGAGGAGACGCTGTGGTGGAGCTGGGCCTCAACGATTACCTAGACATTGTCTGCCCCCACTACGAAGGCCCAGGGCCCCCTGAGGGCCCCGAGACGTTTGCTTTGTACATGGTGGACTGGCCAGGCTATGAGTCCTGCCAGGCAGAGGGCCCCCGGGCCTACAAGCGCTGGGTGTGCTCCCTGCCCTTTGGCCATGTTCAATTCTCAGAGAAGATTCAGCGCTTCACACCCTTCTCCCTCGGCTTTGAGTTCTTACCTGGAGAGACTTACTACTACATCT CGGTGCCCACTCCAGAGAGTTCTGGCCAGTGCTTGAGGCTCCAGGTGTCTGTCTGCTGCAAGGAGAGGA ACCTTCCCTCTCATCCCAAGGAGCCAGAGTCCTCCCAAGATcccctggaggaggagggatCCCTGCTGCCTGCACTGGGGGTACCAATTCAGACCGACAAGATGGAGCATTGA
- the EFNA4 gene encoding ephrin-A4 isoform X1: protein MRLLPLLRTVLWAAFLGSPLRGGSSLRHVVYWNSSNPRLLRGDAVVELGLNDYLDIVCPHYEGPGPPEGPETFALYMVDWPGYESCQAEGPRAYKRWVCSLPFGHVQFSEKIQRFTPFSLGFEFLPGETYYYISVPTPESSGQCLRLQVSVCCKERKSESAHPVGSPGESGTSGWRGGDTPSPLCLLLLLLLLILRLLRIL, encoded by the exons ATGCGGCTGCTGCCCCTGCTGCGGACTGTCCTCTGGGCCGCGTTCCTCGGCTCCCCTCTGCGCGGGGGCTCCAGCCTCCGCCACGTAGTCTACTGGAACTCCAGTAACCCCAG GTTGCTTCGAGGAGACGCTGTGGTGGAGCTGGGCCTCAACGATTACCTAGACATTGTCTGCCCCCACTACGAAGGCCCAGGGCCCCCTGAGGGCCCCGAGACGTTTGCTTTGTACATGGTGGACTGGCCAGGCTATGAGTCCTGCCAGGCAGAGGGCCCCCGGGCCTACAAGCGCTGGGTGTGCTCCCTGCCCTTTGGCCATGTTCAATTCTCAGAGAAGATTCAGCGCTTCACACCCTTCTCCCTCGGCTTTGAGTTCTTACCTGGAGAGACTTACTACTACATCT CGGTGCCCACTCCAGAGAGTTCTGGCCAGTGCTTGAGGCTCCAGGTGTCTGTCTGCTGCAAGGAGAGGA AGTCTGAGTCAGCCCATCCTGTTGGGAGCCCTGGAGAGAGTGGCACATCAGGGTGGCGAGGGGGGGACACTCCCAGCCCCCTCTGTCTCTTGCTATTACTGCTGCTTCTGATTCTTCGTCTTCTGCGAATTCTGTGA